TGGCGAGCACGTCGCACCTGAACGCGCAGGCGCAGACCGCCAGCGGCCAGTAGATCTCGCCGTGCGATCCCGGTCATTCGGCGGCTGGGCGGGCGAATATGACCGCTACCGTCCGACCTACCCGGATGTCGCAGTTGAGCACGCCCTCGCGCAGGCGCTTCTACCGATCACTCACGTGGTGGATCTCGGTGCCGGCACGGGCCAGCTGTGCAAACGTCTGCGACACATCGATCCTAAGCTTGCAATCACAGCAGTCGAGCCCGACGAACGCATGCGCCAGGTTCTCGCCGCCAACATCGGCCAAGAGCGTGTGGTTGCCGGATCGGCC
The genomic region above belongs to Candidatus Nanopelagicales bacterium and contains:
- a CDS encoding methyltransferase domain-containing protein; this encodes MTNDRLPGEHVAPERAGADRQRPVDLAVRSRSFGGWAGEYDRYRPTYPDVAVEHALAQALLPITHVVDLGAGTGQLCKRLRHIDPKLAITAVEPDERMRQVLAANIGQERVVAGSAEQIPLPDASAEAALAAQMWHWVDPVRACDELGRV